CTCCGCATGGACACACACTGCAAATTACAAAACTCGGGAAAATTTTCAGTTCTATTTTTTGAGACAAGAGGTTTGACCCCTTCCCGTGTGGTTTCTCATTGCATTATCCTTGCACGAGCTACATACCTTATTGTGGTCGATCCCTACAGAGCTTAAGCGGAGAAATACCGTATTTTCATGCTTTCTTGAACTATTTCAATGTACTATTCAGGGTGGTCATTGAGAACTTGATGTTGAGCAAAGCTCGAACCCTGTTCCACAATCTTCTAGTAAAAGAGCAATCAAAGAAAACTGCCGAATAGATTACCTCATGCCCAGAAGGACAAAATTGAATGACAGTGTGCCGATATGCTATCTCAAGGCTTCATCCGCCATATTACTTCACCTTTTTCTTCACCGGTATTGCTGGTAAAATAtgttggatcccggttttctacgcgcccaaacgcagcgaaagttttaaattttatttatttattttgacaatcaaaatatgatttgtttgggcgctcgtatgattttaacaaaatatttataagatgttagaaattatacctttggtgaataattTCACTTGACACCAACTACTCCGGCAttagcggacgtagctcttgttgtaaatccctacgaacgttCTTCGATCTATTTCTTTAATCTTCGAATCAGGTGCACGACCGAATtacttgttcctcttctaacttgcaATAGAAAGTATAGAAGATTTTTAAGTAAAGATAAAACACTATTTGGTTCAACCTTTTTTTGAGAGcacaaaatcattttaaattatataagccgaaagaatttttttattgaCTCAAATCTTTCGGATGCCCTATGAAGAAAAAGGGAAGAGCCGAAAATTAATGATTTCATGCCAATCAACTTTTTTTGTTATTATGATGCACACTTTAATTTCGAGATCACCAATGTCTAAATAAAGCATGTGTACTCTTTTGACTGTCTTAACAGTCatgctctcaaaatttctataagtttttataaactttatttacaagcttatcgattgatcatatcaaacttatatcttaaaattcaactcattgaatttattatctcaacgggaacaagtaaaccagtacttgtgtgaccctcaatggttcagggatacagctagccgtgggttcacaactctttgtgattcagaacaTATTCCTTTATTCATGCTTACCCTTTTTAGccacattcttttcatcaacaccttgattaagaatgtcagaactcatttctgattgcacccatcggatcatggtaagagcgtctagtagcatcgccccatgatcccctaggtatcacttaTAGTTcttgcaagaaccagtcgattatgattaacgtacagtacggttccttcatctcatatatcccgatcgaatctgcaaccattggttcatcgagggttgcatattaattcgataactatgtgataactataaatagtggcatcgcgtgtactattgaagaactccttctccaacgtgcATCTcacactctggccagagatttcatgcactattatttcatcagatcacataggatatccacacccgtaggtgagcggtgaatccccgactacaatgcactggctcctatatgtgtcgcaactgtacccaacctcgccacctgatgactctcctggagccggtaaacgagtcaaagcacagccctagcatatagagcctcagtgttgtttCGGggcgtaaggactaatggtgtacaatcataaccacagacttatcctctcgatgaatgataaccacttgaaaagtccgagggagggttgttcggtataatcatcatatgactacccatctgcatgtttggacatctccatgcccttaccaagaaacacaGTACATAAcaatcacagatgctagtctcgagctcaagcggcctttatccctgttttaggtgGCCGAATcaactaggaacgaatttagaatatgcattgtttacaaatgagtttcaacatcgaattacgattcatttgtattaaagtataatcaaggactttatctatgctgtttgcatggatatacagataaagtataacaagaccataaaaagttaaattatattaaaataaagattttttatttcacttgagtcaataaattccctagccaaccgttggcttgcagcatctactctaacaaaaaaTCAGATGATTCTTGgcgcttatgtattgattatcgctTTCTCAGTGCCAAGACAACCAAAGACAAGTTTCCCATCCCACTTATTGGACGAACGAGCTATTGGACTAATTGTGTGACTCGTTACTTTTCAAAGTTGGATCTCCGAGCCGGAGCATCCAAATCACTGCGTTTCGAACACATCATGGGCATTTTGAGTTCCTCATCATGCCGTTCGACCGGACCAATGCCCCCTTGATATTCTAGCCGTTGACGGATTCAATTTCCACGCTTATCTGCACAAATTCTTCTGTCTTTTTCGATGACAGTCTCGTCTATAGTCGGACATGGGAGTGGGACGAACACCATGCCCATCTATATGAGGTGTTCTCTATCTTGGCCAAGGTCTTCTCCTCGATCAAACACTCGAAGTGTTCCTTCGGGCGCATGGAGGTGGGATAAATTGGCCACACGGTTTCCCGCAAGGGCCTAGAAGTGGACACAACAAAAAATTCTACGATCACTGAGTGACCCCATCCTTCTACATTGAGCGCACTACGATTAGTTTATTGGAAGCAATTTCAGTGTTGCTCGGTTTTAGCCAAGTTCATGATGAAAGAGCTTGATTCCTTTTATTATTTTGGATCATTATTGTTTTAACGTTTAGTTTTGGGTTTTTATGCTTAATTTATCTTGTAAACAAAATCATATTTCAGCCAACAAACTTGAGTTTGTGCTTGAGGGAGAGAAATTATCTCATGGATTTAAATGATCGCAATATGTGGAACTTGTCAAGAATCACTCCTTGTCACGTTAGTCATTTAAACCGAGGTTCCTACTTTTCTAAGTAGCGGGTCGAGGTCCTTGCATGGATATCTTAGATTCTTGCTTCGGTTCTTACCACATTTGTTGGCAATGGGTCGAGATAGAATCACATAATAGATTCTCGCTTCTCTAAGCAATAGGTCTAAGTTTCGTCGCGTTATTTTTTAGTTGTTTTATCCTTGTTTCATTTGTTTGTTATTTTGGTATTGTTTTGTAGTCGTTTATGTGGGTCACACGTACaacaatttgagataataaatatgaaaataaagaattGGACATTGAGATTTACGTAGAAAAACCCTAAAAAATATTAAGGTAAAAACCACTAACAATATAtaaagaattccactataatattttatggtgtacAATTATTCACTGTGTTTctaaagagaacacacactctcttaatacaggagaacaaacacctcacaaatattatattaattaccaCTCAAATGCTATAAGATTAGAGAAAACTCGACGAAAGTGATGCAACCAAAATTAATGAGTCGCGTAGATTGCGGACGCGAGATCCGACTAGTTAGTAAACTGGTCCACTTGGTCGGTAAATGAGCTCACCTGGCTGGTAAACGGATCCACGTATGAAATATACAGTTAATTTGTAAGGCATCACCTGCGTCACGAGCACTCATTAAATGGGCGCCGGGAGGGTTCCCAGCATAGACACTCTGACGTTCAAGTCAGTAAGCAGTTCAAAAAAAACTCAGAGAACTAAAGAACTTTTATAAAAAATGATAGCCTCCCCAAATTGTGCCGGAGTtcctctatttatagatttttaggAGTGCTTAACAGGCTTGGGATTTCGCAAGCACCATCCAAATTCTGAGCCTCGGTAATGTTAAAActaaacaaataattaattgaattagACTTACTAAATTGAGCTTATTCTTATTAatcaaacaaataattaatcgagtcggattaaataattatattgggCTTGTACTCGTCATAAGCCCCCTACTCTCGAGCATCTTCAAATAAATGGAGGTTATCGATAGTGTAAATTAAGTGTGAAAATCAGTCAATAaaagattaaaatttttatgcaggTTTTAGGGAATGATTTTATTTCCTTTTTTGCAGTAAAAACGATTTTTATTTccgatattatatatatatggaattgttataaatTTAGTAGAGAGAATGAGAGAAAAACTAGTCTCTTATTACAACCAAACAACTCTATTTATAATGTAGAGAGGTTAGTCTATAAAAAGAACTttacaatcaaatcaatcacctaaatatcatatatatataacactCCCCCTTAGATGATTGATGGAGAATCCAGTGTTGCCTCGTTAAAACCTTGTCAGTAAAACCCAGTGGGAAAAACCTGAACGAAGGAAAAAGAGTACAACAACTAACACTCCCCCTGATTTCAATCATCGAAGATCTGTTAATTGATGCATCCCTATCTTGTACACCAATTTCTTGAATGTTGATGTTGGTAACGCTTTTGTGAATAAATCAGCTACATTGTCACTAGAACgaatttgttgtacatcaaTATCACCTTTCTTCTGAAGTTCGTGTGTGTAGAAAAACTTTGGCGAAATATGTTTCGTTCGATCACCTTTGATATATCCTCCTTTTAGTTGTGCGATGCAAGCAGTATTATCTTCAAATATAGTCGTCGGGCTATCTTTCATTGTTGGTAACCCGCATGATTCTTGAATATGTTGGGTTACGGACCTCAACCACATACATTCTCGGCTTGCTTCATGCATTGCAATGATCTCAGAGTGATTAGATGATGTCGCTGTTAAAGTTTGCTTTGTCGACTTCCATGAAATAGCAGTGCCCCCtcgtgtaaacacataacctgTTTGGGATTTGGCTTTATGTGGATCTGAAAGATAGCCTGCATCTGCATATCCTATTAAAGATAAATCTGATTTTTTCGAATAAAACAATCCCATGTTAGTCGTACCACGAAGGTAACGAAATATGTGTTTCACACCATTCCAATGTCTTCGGGTTGGAGAGGAACTATATCTTGCTAGGAGATTAACAGAGAATGCTATATCTGGTCGAGTGCAATTTGCAAGATATGACAATGCACCAATTGCACTAAGATATGGTACTTCAGGACCAATGATTTTTTCTCCATGTTCAAGTGGACGGAAAGGATCTTTATTAGTGTCGAGTGATCGGACGACCATTGGTGATGGTAATGGGTGTGCTTTGTCCATGTAAAAGCGTTTTAATATCTTTTCTGTGTATGAAGATTGATGAACAAACATTCCTTCGGATAAATGTTCAATTTGCAATCCAAGACAGAACTTTGTCTTTCCCAAGTCTTTCATCTCAAATtcactttttaaataattggcAGTTTTGGTGAGCTCTTCGGGAGTTCCTATAAGATTTAAATCATCGACATATACTGCCACGATTGCAAAACCCTCATCCGTTCTTTTTGTAAAAATACATGGGCAAATAACATCATTTGTATAACCTTCTTGTAGTAGAAACTTGCTAAGACGATTGTACCACATGCGTCCAGATTGTTTTAATCCATATAatgatttttgtaattttattgaGAACATGGTCTTGGGGGTTGTATCACTTGCTTCTGGTGgtttaaatccttcagggattttcatgtatatgtcgttatcaagtgatccatatagaTATGCAGTGACCACATCCATTAGTCGCATGTCCAAATTTTCTGATACAGCCAAGCTAATCAAAAATCTAAAAGTGGTGGCATCCATCACAGGTGAGTATGTTTCCTCATAGTCGATTCCaggtctttgagaaaaaccttgagCAACGAGTCTGGCTTTGTATCTTACaatttcatcattttcattccTTTTTCGTACAAACACCCATTTGTATCCTACAGGGACTACATTTTTAGGTGTTTGAACTACGGGTCCAAACACTTTACGTTTTTCTAAAGAATCTAATTCAGCTTGTATAGCTTCCTTCCATTTTGGCCAGTCATTTCTTTGTTGACAATCTTTAACAGATTGTGGTTCGGGGTCATTAACACCTTGCGTGATATCAAGGACCACATTAAGAGTGAAAACATTGTCAATGTTTGTTTTTCTCCGATCCCATATTTTACGAGATATCAAATAATTTGTTGAAGTCTCGGTATTTTCATGTGATTCTGGTTCTCCCTGAATCACGTTATCCACATCTGtttcatttatttttcttgTTGTATCATGTAAGGTTGCTTCTTCTGGAGCTTTCAATTCTTGCTTTTCTTGCACCTTTCTTTTCCTAGGTACTATATCCTTCGAACCAATCGGTCGACCACGTTTCTGGCGTATTTTAGATTCATTTGCGGGTGAAGTATTAGATGGTCCTGTAGGGACATCGATCTTCACTGGAGTATTCTCCACTTGTATGTGTGGCTTTGTTACATTTTTTGTATTAACAAAAGCATCGGGCAATTCATTAGCAATTCTTTGCAAGTGAATGATCCTTCCAACTTCTTGATCACATTGATTGTTTCGGGGATCATAATGTGCTAATGTTTTCTCATTCCAACAAATTTTTCGTTGTTCTTCTGGATACAATTTTGCTCTTCCCAGTGTTGGAAAATCACTTTCATCAAAATGACAGTCTGCAAATCTTGCGGTAAACAAGTCGCCTGTTAATGGCTCCAAATATCTAATGATAGAAGGTGAGTCATATCCCATATAAATTCCAAGTCTACGTTGTGGACCCATTTTGGTCCGTTGTGTAGGTGGGATGGGTACTTGTACCGCACAACCAAATACTCTAATGTGAGAAACTTCAGGTTCTCGACCATACACAAGCTGCAAAGGTGAGTATTGGTGGTAGTTAGTTGGTCTTACACGAATAAGTGATGCAGCGTGTATGATAGCATGACCCCAAGCTGAAGATGGTAGTTTTGTTTTCATGAGTAGCGGTCTTGCAATTAATTGCAATCTTTTAATAAATGATTCTGCAAGACCGTTCTGTGTATGAACATGAGCAACTGAATGCTCAACTGAGATCCCAATTGATATACAAAAATCATCAAATGCTTGTGATTTGAATTCAGCAGCATTATCAAGACGAATTGTCTTGATTGGGTGATCAGGGAATTGAGCtcgtaatttaataatttgaccAAGTAGCTTTGAAAAAGCTATATTTCGAGTTGCAAGCAAACTAACATGTGACCACCTAGTTGAGGCATCAATTAATACCATGAAGTATCGAAATGGTCCACATGATGGGTGTATAGGCCCACAAATATCCCCATGAATTCTTTCCAAGAATGTTGGAATTTCAATATCAACCTTCGTTGGGGAAGGTCTTATAATGAGTTTGCCTTGTGAACAGGCCACACATGAAAactcattatttaaaataatcttttggtTCTTTAGGGGATGTCCACGAGTATTATTTATTATTCTTTGCATCATTGAACTCCCAGGGTGACCAAGTCGGTCGTGCCATAATatgaaaattttcttgtcaACAAACTTCATGTTTGTGACTGTATTTGCCTCAATTGCTTTAATTATTGTGCAATACATTCCAGAGGAGAGTGCACGTAATCTTTCTTTTATTTGCTTCTGGCCGCATATAATAGATGTAATACAAAGGTATTCAACATTGTTTGCATTCAATGTTTCGATATGATATCCATTTCGGCGGATATCTTTAAAGCTAAGCAAATTTCTATTGGAtttgctagcatatagagcattTTCAATATATAGGCTTGTCTCATTTGGTAAAATGAATTTTGCCTTTCCATGGCCTTCAATAATTTTTGATGCACCCGATATTGTTATAACATTATTTTCAGCTAATGTTAATTCTAAAAAATACCTTTTGCTTTTAAGGATGGTGtgtgttgtaccactatcggctAGACAAACGTCTTGATATTCCCTCATTAATCTAAAAATAAATGCATAATAAAGTAAGTTATAACTCTAATAAAATTGTAGTTAAACAAGGTTCTCAAAGTAGTTATCACTTATTACAACTCAAGAAAAACCTTAAACAAAGATATAATAATGCGGACATCctagaaaaaaaataattaaaagcaTTGAGCCAAGACAAgaaaaaatactagaattagaaTTTGATCAATCTATATTTTCTAGCACACCACCCCCAATCAAATGATCAATATTCCCATCCGGTTGTGCAAAGAAATCAGAGACATCTAAATGAGTTATGTCGACAGGGCCATCATCATCAGCAAAATTTGTCtctatttttccttttccttttcttgaATTTTGGTAGAGATCTACAAGATGCTTTGCCGTACGACAGGTACGAGACCAATGCCCCTCCGTTCCACATTTGAAACACTTATCTTCATATTCTTTTGGTTTTCCAACTGATTCTTCATTATTCGGTTTCCACGGTTGGTGGTTTGTTTTCTGTCTCTTTCCATCATGTTGCTGAAAATTTTTCCTTTGACCATTGCCGCGTCCGCGTCCACGCCCACGCCCTCTTCCATAATGAGGGATTTGGGTTGAGTTGACATTCACTTCAGGGAATGCTGTTTCATTTGCTTCAGGAAATGGTGTAGAGCCGGTTGGGCGCATTTGATGATTTTTCATCAGTAGTTCATTGTTTTGTTCAGCAACTAGTAGACATGAAATAAGCTCAGAGTATTTTTTAAATCCACGCTCACGATATTGCTGCTGCAGGAGCACATTTGATGCGTGGAAAGTAGAGAATGTTTTTTCAAGTAAATCTTGATCAGAAATGTTTTCTCCACAAAGTTTGAGCTTGGAACAAATTTTGAATAATGCAGAATTATAGTCGCTTACAGATTTGAAATCTTGCAGGCGAAGGTGGATCCATTCATAGCGGGCTCTTGGGAGAACTATAGTTCTCTGATGGTCAAACCTTTCTTTAAGATCTTTCCAAAGTTCTTGCGGGTTTTTCACAGTGAGATACTCGGCTTTCAATCCATCATCGAGATGGTGACGAAGGAAAATGAGTGATTTTGCAAGATCCTGCAGGGATTCGTTGTTTGCTTCTTTTATCGTATCTCCAAGATTTTTAGAAATGAGATGAACCTCAGCATCCAAAATCCATGACAAATAGTTTTTTCCACTGATATCAAGTGCTTCGAATTCGAGTTTGGTAATATTTGTCATATCAactgttaaatgaaaaaaaaattaagaaaattaaTAACGAATGAAATCACCCACAGGTTTTAGATGGAATACTGATTATAACAAAACACTTTTAATTGAGTTTTGAGTAAAGTTATGAAATCATACatataatttgaaaatatatatatttatcgatttttaaatttgaattttaataattaaatatataagtaTATATTAAACAAATATATAAGGGGAGATGTGAGTTTAAATATATAACAGATACATGATTATTCGGTTGTCTATATATTGATGGAATCATTTTTTGATTTGAATCGGTAAGATTAGGATCAATCACGTTAATGTAgatctaaaatcaagaaaatgcctaaaagcaaaaaaaattaagaatcaATCACGTTAATGGTCAAAAAGTAAAAGCATATAAAGTAAATGTATTTCTAATTAGTATTTAGTCAATATtcttcaggaatataaattgaAGATCTTGGATAATATTCTTCAGGAATATTGATAGATATAAGATCTTGAATAATATTCTTCAGGAATATTGGTAAATTTAAGATCTTGTATCCTTAGATCTGTCACGATTTATCAACATAAAAATATGTAGTGCTGCTTTAAGAACACCAACATAAAATAAGAGTTTGTGCTTCTTCAAGAGCatcaatataaatataaaatattgtgCTACTTCTGGAGCATTAATATAAAACTAAGATTATCATCATAAGATCATATTTGCTATTTCGAGAGCATCAATATGAAATCTACATATTGTGCTTTATCGAGAGCATACgaaagaaaataattaatgaGTTTACCTTTGAAGAGcactcgtgctgataacgtgttataAATTTAGTAGAGAGAATGAGAGAAAAACTAGTCTCTTATTACAACCAAACAACTCTATTTATAATGTAGAGAGGTTAGTCTATAAAAAGAACTttacaatcaaatcaatcacctaaatatcatatatatataacatgattTTATTTCCTTTGATTTGTTATGGTAAAAAAATCTCCAACCACTATAAATATGAGTAGGCGTGATATAACTCAAAAAAAAGACAAAACCATAGCAAGAAGAATTGTGAGTGGACCGAAATTGCAGACATGAGTACGCATTATCTTTTCCATCTTTTCATTACGTTTGTATTGGTTTTGACTGTTTATGCTTGCATTGTTGTTTTCATCTCTTTGTATTGTGTCTTGGATTAAGACTTTTGAAACGTGTCTCACTTTACTTTTAAATAATCTTTCCATTCTTTCATATTTGAACGAAACGAGACGGTTTTCTCATCTACGCTTTtttacttatttttt
This is a stretch of genomic DNA from Primulina eburnea isolate SZY01 chromosome 11, ASM2296580v1, whole genome shotgun sequence. It encodes these proteins:
- the LOC140804582 gene encoding uncharacterized protein, whose translation is MTNITKLEFEALDISGKNYLSWILDAEVHLISKNLGDTIKEANNESLQDLAKSLIFLRHHLDDGLKAEYLTVKNPQELWKDLKERFDHQRTIVLPRARYEWIHLRLQDFKSVSDYNSALFKICSKLKLCGENISDQDLLEKTFSTFHASNVLLQQQYRERGFKKYSELISCLLVAEQNNELLMKNHQMRPTGSTPFPEANETAFPEVNVNSTQIPHYGRGRGRGRGRGNGQRKNFQQHDGKRQKTNHQPWKPNNEESVGKPKEYEDKCFKCGTEGHWSRTCRTAKHLVDLYQNSRKGKGKIETNFADDDGPVDITHLDVSDFFAQPDGNIDHLIGGGVLENID